Within Vicia villosa cultivar HV-30 ecotype Madison, WI linkage group LG1, Vvil1.0, whole genome shotgun sequence, the genomic segment GACATTTGtaattacgtttaatttatttattttttcaaattattactggtGTCGATGTGTTAGTGTCGTGTTTCCACTTCATAGGATTTGTTCGGCAGAACTCTTACATGCATCTCTAATTATTTAGGTTAAGTGATACTATTGCGAACAGCAAAAGAGGAGCAACAGAGGTGAAAAATGATAATTTGCAGTTGCAATCATGGTCTGATCTTCCTGCGGAACTCTTAGAAATAATCATGTGTAGTTTAGCTCTAGATGATAATGTTCGTGCGTCTGTGGTTTGTAAGAGTTGGAATTCTGTTGCCAATGCTGTACGTGTGGTTAACCAATCGCCGTGGTTGATGTATTTTCCGAAATTTGGTCAGTGGTATGAATTCTATGACCCTGTGCAGCGGATGACCTATTCTCTGGAGTTTCCAGAGCTGAATGGATCTAGAGTTTGTTATACAAAAGATGGTTGGTTACTGCTATACCGGCCAAGAACTGACCGAGTGTTTTTCTTTAATCCCTTTACTCGGGAGGTTATCAAAATGCCTAGATTTGAGATGACGTACCAGATAGTTGCTTTCTCAAGTGCTCCAACATCGCCTGATTGCGTGCTGTTCACTGTTAAGCATGTTAGTCCTACTGTTGTGGCCATCAGCACATGTCACCCTGGGGCAACTGAGTGGACTACTGTTAATTACCAAAACCGCTTGCCCTTTGTCAGTAGCATATGGAATAAGCTAGTGTTTTGTAATGGACTGTTTTATTGCCTGAGTCTAACAGGTTGGCTAGGGGTATTTGATCCATCTGAACGGACTTGGAGTGTTCTATCAGTACCTCCACCCAAATGCCCAGAGAATTTTTTCGCCAAAAATTGGTGGAAAGGGAAATTTATGACCGAGCAAGAAGGAGATGTTATAGTAATTTATACATGTTCTAGTGAAAACCCTATTATTTTCAAGTTAGATCAGACATTAATGGAATGGGAAGAGCTAAAAACACTAGATGGAGCAACTCTTTTTGCTAGTTTCTTGTCTTCTCATTCAAGGACTGACCTCTCTGGAATAATGAGGAACAGTATCTACTTTTCTAAAGTTCGTTTTTATGGAAAGCGTTGTGTATCATTCTCTCTTGACGACTATCGATATTATCCTCGTAAGCAGTGGCATGACTGGGGTGAACAAGACCCTTTTGAAAGCATATGGATTGAACCACCAAAGGACTTCTCTGGATTCACGTGAAGAATTTTAGTGAAACAATAATGTGTAGAGGTATTTGTTATCACTTTGTTTTTAGCTGTGTTATAACTTCTGGATACATGCTTCAACTAATGCATAATAAGTTAGTTTATGATTGTGCTTTGCTACATACTATGTATATTTGAACAGTTCATCAACATTGTTGatgttttattatttcatttgacTATCAATGCTTGCTCCTGCACTGTAATCCAGAATTCATTGTTCATTTGTTCTTGTCAATGTTAAGTAATAgtatttgaatttgatccattcaTTGTTAAGAAATGTATACACTATCATTAAAATTGTGCCCATTAAAATATTTTGACTATGATAATAGCTTAACAAAAAGTCAATTTTTCTACtactgtgttaaacatgattgaattgatgatgcATTTACAATTTTTCTACTAGTGTTAAAcatgattgaattgatgataatagcTATCAGCCATATGTTACATTTACAATTCTTAAAAATGGTTGCATGTGCGTAAATACTCTGTAGCATTTCCAATTCCAGTTCTGGTCATAACTGATATAAACATACTTTGGATTTACTGCACCTTTAAACAAAACTCTGTTCAATTGCATGGTTACTGCCAATGTCTTAATTGAAAGTAATCATGGTCATCATCGGCTTAGGAAAAAAGAAAGCAGATTATAGGTTGAATTGTGAAACATAATTGTTTGTGCTCATTTGTAGTTTTATAGTATACATACTACATTACTTTAAGCATGAGAGGTCACTGTTTATTGGGAGTTGTGACTTATGTGTACTGTGAACTTGATCTTACACGAATAATCACAATCACAACATTACTTCATGAGTGTTTGTGTTGAGTTATTTGTTTGTTACTAACATCTTAAACAAGTTTATCCAGACACATTAAGCAATCGGCTTTCCTGTAATTTACTAGAATTCCATATAATGCCTTAAATTTTGATATAGTTTATCAAGATAGTAAGGTGTAAGTTTTCTCTACTAACTTCATTAGTAGAGagggaaagaaaagaagaaagaataaCTATTACGATAAAAGTTCTTCAAGCCAAAAATATATTATTCTTGGTTTTCTTCTTGTTGTAGAACTGATGGTTGAGTCTCAAGTTAGGTGGTTTGGGATACATGTAGATTCCTAAATAAGGACACTTGGAGAGTATATCAGATAAGGGTGGAAAACCAAGAAAAACTATTAGGAAATACCAGAAAATCAATTGTTTTGCTGCATATTTTATCTTTGATAAAATGTTATATCATTGTTTGATCTGTGTAGCTTATATCGCCTAAGGATTGGTTGTTGCTGTTGTCGGTTTTCTTATTTTGGGAGAGAGAGGAGAGGCAGAGGGAACAACTTACAATGTTACGAAGAAGACTAACAAAAACACAAATGAAAGGACTTTTGAGTTCTGAGCATTTTGTCTTTTTGACAGAAATTAACAATGAAATGGGAGCATAAAGCCTAGAAGGCATAGATTAAATGTTATACACCCACCTAACAAACTTGTAAACCCAGTTTTTTTCCTTAACCATAACTATCTACTAATAAATGAGTTTGACTGGCTATAAGACCTCTATTAATTGCACCATTTTGGCTAGattttttttctcattatttACTGAAGTCATCTCGATGCACAGAATAAAATATTTACCAGCAATACTGACTACTCAGCAATCCTTCTTTGAGCTAGACAGTGTTGAACTTATATTAGGGGTTTGTCATAGATGGTTGTGTGTTTATTGTGCCGTGTGATTGGGTTGCATGTTTTTACAGCTAAATTGGTCGGTGGTGCAATCCATTTTGTTGTGAAATTTTTACGGTTTTTTAACTAGGGAGTTGAAAGTCAATGTATGAAATTCTATGTTGGAATGCAGCATTTTCATACAGCTAGTTGTCTTAGTGCAGTAATGCAATTCTTAATCCAAGGCATGCAAATTTTCCATGCTGCAGTGTCTGAGTTCCTAGATTCTTTGAGGTGTAGCAGAGTAGCAGTGCTTTACTAAAGCTCATTTGAAGCATGCCAAAGGCAACATCATTACGGGCTGTACAGAGGAAGCGACTGAAGACTCATCCCCTCGCCCCTTTGATTATTTTGAGACTGCTTATATAAAAGTTTCATGATTGTATGTGTGTTGCGAGGCACAGCGATGTAGTACTTGTATGCAATACTTGTTGAAATCTAATTTGGACATATGATCTGTAGATTTTGTTTGGTTGGATTTACTCCTAATTCAATTTTCGTTGTCTATAATATGTTTGGATTGCCGGGTGGGATTTTTTTTAAaggtaaaataatatatattaatagatAAAGGTTGGAAATAAATCCTacaacaagaagaagaacaacaaaagGCACAAGAGGTGCCAAGAAAAGGAACACTTAACAGAATAAAATAGACTAATTGGATATTGGAAAATTGAGGTTATTTCATTTCTCCATGTATCATTTATTCAAACATATCACAAGTTTTTTAGGTGAAACTTTGTGCACGTAGTCTATATAATACTATACGAGCCATGCAGTTGTGGTGTCTTGAGTGTTTGCCGATGAAAATTTAAATGCACCGTGTAGGAATGGACATTTGCAAACCATAAGTGTCTTCCCcttctatataaaaaaaaaatgttactcATCACATTCTGTTACTCACACTGACgaaattttaaatagaaaaactTCAATTTTAGACTTTAAAATACAGATGTACTTAAAACATAAAATCTTTGGAGATTAGAAATAATCTTCAAAGCTATATATTAAAAGGaaaaaacttaggtacaattctttatgtgtggttcttactatttttcaatgaaaatatgacaaatatacttaaatatcatttagtGAGTAAAAATAGGAAAAATTTGCATACGTGTATGAGAAAAGTATACACTTGTCATCTTTTCattagaaaatagtaagaaccacacctaaagaattgtacatAAGTTTTGTCCATATTAAAAAATTCCGGAGATTAGAATCCGGACGTGCCTAATAAATTACATTCAGAATGAAATTTGAActatacaatttttaaaaaagtatatGAATTCTAAAGTTGGAATTTAATCTGGAGATTGGAATTCAGATGCTTCTATTTAAGAAATTTTGCATTTTTCTCTCTCATTCCATATTTACATTTCtgcaaaagagaaaaaaacagAGAATACGAAGAAAGGGCTCTCCTCTACAAttactgttagacgctggcctaaggatctagaggggggtgaatagatctcacagagtttttcggagttaattgaactttaagcgaaagcggttctgaatcgactcgcgtctattccggaccactattgaaacgattgtatatgtgctaaaaccactaaacagcttgagataaacgataagagaataccctatagaatcaatatgtcgctctaatgaaaatcgattaacttcttttatgatgaacgatgtttgcaatgcagtaatagtgaaagaagcaaaaacacaaacacttggtgataatgatcaaattgatagtaattcaatgtgtgatgaattgtgatgtttatacaagttcttaattcacaattttaacactcgaatcgttgatcaatttgcaattataaccaaatatgaacagaacttaaatgaaaagataaaagcgacaagaacacgatatttgttcaggcagttcgtcgatcgtcctcgctacgactacgtctgcccccaattccaaattgaaattgggaaatcttccattaatgttgaaagtagtttatacaaagaagataacaaagcgataaacaataaaccaaatttgtcgatcctttgaatcttcttcccccttaatcttgagtcagattaaggtcttccaagagcttcactttgatccctttctgcagtgtcttgaattgctcgaacacttgttcttcaatcttcacactcagctggatccttgatggagcttcttgataaaaacccccaaaattcacctatcttggaggacaaaaccctcagattttattcaccaaaaccccacaaatcttcacccactaggaatcttcaattccgttccatggacgttatcgaactcgatcactaaccctcaacacaagaatgattatgtgtaattgtgttggagatgatgaagaacgaagatgagaagcctttgtgtatc encodes:
- the LOC131644703 gene encoding F-box/kelch-repeat protein At1g57790-like, producing MSGKKRRKLKLLSDTIANSKRGATEVKNDNLQLQSWSDLPAELLEIIMCSLALDDNVRASVVCKSWNSVANAVRVVNQSPWLMYFPKFGQWYEFYDPVQRMTYSLEFPELNGSRVCYTKDGWLLLYRPRTDRVFFFNPFTREVIKMPRFEMTYQIVAFSSAPTSPDCVLFTVKHVSPTVVAISTCHPGATEWTTVNYQNRLPFVSSIWNKLVFCNGLFYCLSLTGWLGVFDPSERTWSVLSVPPPKCPENFFAKNWWKGKFMTEQEGDVIVIYTCSSENPIIFKLDQTLMEWEELKTLDGATLFASFLSSHSRTDLSGIMRNSIYFSKVRFYGKRCVSFSLDDYRYYPRKQWHDWGEQDPFESIWIEPPKDFSGFT